GCGCATACATAAATAATATCATAGCTGAAGCTAACAAGGAGTAAAACCACATAATCAATGAAATTTTTACAATATCCAAAATATAGAGTCTCAATTTAGCTTCGATTTAAATGCTGAGTGAACCGATTGAACATTGACTAAAACTTAGGAGATACCTCTTTGGAGTGGTGGAGGCACTCAAGGTAATCTTCGCGGAGGAGAGCGCAGTCCTTGGGCTCTCTGCAACGAGACATGCATTCACTGAAGTCAATCCAGAAATCGTAGCATCTCCCCTTGTTTCCGGTGATCCCCCAACCTGAAGCCATTTCTCACTCAAGCTTCGCCGATGGCACCTATCGATACGGGTGGTTTAGTTTTGTTCGCTAGAGGCCGATCCTGAGGTGAAAAAAATACACGTTTGCAACTGTAGCTGCCCGCTGCTGAGCCAAAATGCCGAATCCGTAAGTGGAGCTATCCATGGACTTGCGGTTACGGGTAATATTTGCGGGTTGGTCACCCGTAATGCTCCGTATTGACCTTTATGGGTGGATTTCAGTTTTGGGCTCAAGGCCCAAAATCCGATGCTGGTTCACCATCTTTTCTGTTTTcactttattaataaaaacaatTTCCTGTTAATTCATTCTTACAATGTAACAGTTTATGTCattgtattttatttattgtaatgatttttgtaaattttttttaaaatgaacaatttaattttaaaatttccataataaaattattttattattaaaaaaaaactaaaatctaATAATGCATACAAACATTTTTATTCACATTAATAAACAAGTTAactgtttaaaattaaaaggtattatttattcaataatGACTGATTTGGATTTATGTAAAAATGTTATTAATTGAGATCAGAAGTAAAAATTCGATTTCAATTgaatgtatataaaaaaaaaaagggactaAATTCAAAGACATCTGTCTCAATTAACATGATTACGGCcagtatttaatatattaaacataattaaaaaaataaataaacaaataaggtataatataattaacgtATGGAAAAAAAAGTAGTAAAATCAATATAACTAATTTACGTATAAGAATTATTATTAGCATGCttagaaaattaataacaatttacgttcaaataaaaagaaaggtaataataataataataataataataataataataataatttaatattaattttattgacataaataaaaacttaacataTGTAATACGAATATTAACATAACTCAATCTAAAATggtaactaaatttaaaat
The Manihot esculenta cultivar AM560-2 chromosome 1, M.esculenta_v8, whole genome shotgun sequence genome window above contains:
- the LOC110612588 gene encoding NADH dehydrogenase [ubiquinone] iron-sulfur protein 5-B translates to MASGWGITGNKGRCYDFWIDFSECMSRCREPKDCALLREDYLECLHHSKEFQRRNRIYKEEQRKIRAAARKTKDGEHGIDSHHA